One Pseudomonas lalucatii genomic window carries:
- a CDS encoding PLP-dependent aminotransferase family protein, with product MTNLLLYQRIAQQLAEDIRRGVYQPGERVPSVRKMSAQLSVSHATVLQAYANLEDQGLIRARPQSGFYVHQTPALTAPTPDIARVERPSLVTRSSIINQILTESRREGVFPFGAAVPHVDYLPVRALHQQLAKVTRFQSPRAFSYMFSPGFEPLRRQVAIRMRDAGVVVDPSEVVITHGCVDALQMSLRVLTRPGDLIAAESPTYYGLLQLADLLGLKVIEIPSDPTTGISLEALQLAASQWPIRTLVLTARLSNPLGGTIPEERQKQLLRLAGDFDIQIVEDDIYGELMFEQGPTKALKSQDREGRVLYCSSFSKTLSPGVRIGWIVAGKYQDEIQRLQTFSTHSACSVTQMAVAAYLENGGYDRHLRYIRQEYRKNLSAFQLAVQQHFPEGTQITRPGGGFILWVSLPVRVNTKELHVRALQQGISIAPGLIFSNTEQFNHCVRLNCGIPWTREAERALMTLGMLASQLCQEAGSR from the coding sequence ATGACCAATCTGTTGCTCTATCAGCGTATTGCTCAGCAACTGGCCGAAGACATCCGTCGCGGCGTCTATCAACCTGGCGAGCGTGTGCCGTCGGTGCGCAAGATGAGCGCGCAGCTCAGCGTCAGCCATGCGACGGTGTTGCAGGCCTACGCCAACCTGGAGGACCAGGGGCTGATCCGCGCGCGTCCGCAGTCCGGCTTCTACGTGCACCAGACGCCTGCCCTGACCGCGCCGACCCCCGATATCGCCCGGGTCGAGCGGCCCAGCCTGGTCACCCGCAGCAGCATCATCAACCAGATACTCACCGAGTCGCGGCGCGAAGGGGTGTTCCCCTTCGGCGCGGCGGTGCCGCATGTCGACTACCTGCCGGTGCGTGCCCTGCACCAGCAGCTGGCCAAGGTCACCCGTTTTCAAAGCCCGCGGGCCTTCAGCTACATGTTCAGCCCCGGCTTCGAGCCGTTGCGGCGCCAGGTGGCGATCCGCATGCGCGATGCCGGCGTGGTGGTCGATCCTTCCGAGGTGGTGATCACCCATGGCTGCGTCGATGCCCTGCAGATGTCGCTGCGCGTGCTGACCCGGCCCGGCGACCTGATCGCCGCCGAGTCACCGACCTACTACGGCCTGCTGCAGCTGGCCGATCTGCTCGGCCTGAAGGTCATCGAGATTCCCAGCGACCCGACCACCGGCATCAGCCTGGAGGCGCTGCAGCTGGCCGCCAGCCAGTGGCCGATCAGGACCCTGGTATTGACCGCGCGGCTGAGCAACCCCCTGGGCGGCACCATTCCCGAGGAGCGCCAGAAGCAGTTGCTGCGCCTGGCCGGGGACTTCGATATCCAGATCGTCGAGGACGACATCTACGGCGAGCTGATGTTCGAGCAGGGGCCGACCAAGGCGCTCAAGTCCCAGGATCGCGAGGGTCGCGTGCTGTACTGCTCGAGCTTCTCCAAGACCCTGTCGCCGGGGGTGCGCATCGGCTGGATCGTCGCCGGCAAGTACCAGGACGAGATCCAGCGCCTGCAGACCTTCAGCACCCATTCGGCGTGCAGCGTGACGCAGATGGCGGTGGCGGCCTACCTGGAGAACGGCGGCTACGACCGCCACCTGCGCTATATCCGCCAGGAATACCGCAAGAACCTCAGCGCCTTCCAGCTGGCGGTGCAGCAGCACTTTCCCGAGGGCACGCAGATCACCCGGCCGGGCGGCGGCTTCATTCTCTGGGTCAGTCTGCCGGTGCGGGTCAACACCAAGGAGCTGCACGTGCGCGCCCTGCAGCAGGGCATCAGCATCGCGCCCGGGTTGATCTTCAGCAACACCGAGCAGTTCAACCACTGCGTACGTCTGAACTGCGGCATTCCCTGGACCCGCGAGGCCGAGCGGGCGCTGATGACCCTGGGCATGCTGGCCAGTCAGTTGTGCCAGGAAGCCGGCAGCCGATAA
- a CDS encoding OmpA family protein — MKRRATLAAAAALTLALGGCAGLQPHDGEALEAARLSFQTVKEDPGVLRSAAKDVIRAGESLARADRLSSYWGSADDVAHYAYLSQRYSDIAGQKSALSLNQERAAKLELERQRLQLALREAKLLSIQGQSQWLEEQMVSLATTETERGLVMTLGDVLFDAGHADLNVSANRTVLKLVQFLQLNPRRVVRIEGYTDSSGDRQENLELSRARAQTVADVLVDLGIDAKRIEVQGHGEGFPVAENASAKGRAQNRRVEIVFSDEQGRLGANR; from the coding sequence ATGAAGCGTCGAGCAACCCTGGCCGCCGCTGCCGCGCTGACCCTGGCCCTGGGCGGTTGCGCCGGCCTCCAGCCGCACGACGGCGAGGCGCTGGAGGCCGCGCGCCTGAGCTTCCAGACGGTGAAGGAGGATCCTGGCGTGCTGCGCAGCGCGGCCAAGGACGTGATTCGCGCCGGCGAATCCCTGGCGCGCGCCGATCGCCTGTCCAGCTACTGGGGCAGCGCCGACGACGTCGCCCATTACGCCTACCTGAGCCAGCGCTACAGCGATATCGCCGGACAAAAGAGCGCCCTCAGCCTCAATCAGGAGCGGGCCGCCAAGCTCGAGCTGGAGCGCCAGCGCCTGCAGCTGGCGCTGCGCGAGGCCAAGCTGCTGAGCATCCAGGGGCAGAGCCAGTGGCTGGAGGAGCAGATGGTCAGCCTGGCAACCACCGAGACCGAGCGCGGTTTGGTGATGACCCTGGGTGATGTGCTGTTCGATGCCGGCCACGCCGACCTCAATGTTTCGGCCAACCGTACGGTGCTCAAGCTGGTGCAGTTCCTCCAGCTCAACCCGCGGCGGGTGGTGCGCATCGAGGGTTATACCGACAGCAGCGGCGACCGCCAGGAGAACCTCGAGCTGTCGCGCGCACGGGCGCAGACGGTGGCCGACGTGCTGGTCGACCTGGGCATCGATGCCAAGCGCATCGAGGTGCAGGGCCACGGCGAAGGCTTCCCGGTGGCGGAGAACGCCTCGGCCAAGGGCCGGGCGCAGAATCGCCGGGTCGAGATCGTGTTTTCCGACGAGCAGGGTCGCCTGGGCGCCAACCGCTGA
- a CDS encoding vWA domain-containing protein, producing MSRPFTAVPPPLVQGFGAALLLLLGACNATQPETPRVAPADRQATSLAQAALAQPSGRKVAGPAYAPPAAELARLPAAPPGDALPPAYREEHRERYQRLAGNPVQAVAEAPVSTFSIDVDTGGYANVRRFLNQGQLPPAEAVRLEELVNYFPYAYPAPRGDVPFGVDTELATTPWNPHSLLLRIAIKAADLTVAALPPANLVFLVDVSGSMDRREGLPLVQSTLKLLVEQLRAEDRVALVAYAGESRLVLPSTAGSDKAGIRAAIEQLRAGGSTAGESGIQLAYQQAQQGFVGGGINRILLATDGDFNVGISDFATLKALAADKRKTGISLTTLGFGTGNYNEQLMEQLADAGDGNYAYIDNLREARKVLVEQLSSTLSVVARDVKLQLEFNPAQVAEYRLLGYENRALRREDFANDKVDAGEIGAGHSVTALYEIVPVGQQGWLGPLRYRQPGVEAAGKSGELAWLRIRYKAPQAARSRLLEVPVRARPGASLAAASEDLRFAAAVAAFAQQLSGGRYTGDFDLAATADLARSARGEDRFGLRSEFVQLVELARSLQAPALPSPPPTAKVD from the coding sequence ATGTCCAGGCCATTCACAGCTGTCCCGCCCCCCCTGGTACAGGGCTTCGGTGCCGCCCTGCTGCTGTTGCTGGGGGCCTGCAATGCCACCCAGCCGGAGACGCCGCGCGTGGCGCCGGCGGATCGCCAAGCCACTAGCCTGGCGCAGGCCGCGCTGGCGCAACCCAGCGGCAGGAAGGTCGCGGGCCCAGCCTACGCGCCCCCGGCGGCAGAGCTCGCCAGGCTGCCCGCGGCGCCCCCGGGCGACGCACTGCCGCCGGCCTATCGCGAGGAGCACCGCGAGCGCTACCAGCGTCTCGCGGGCAATCCGGTGCAGGCGGTGGCCGAGGCGCCGGTGTCGACCTTCAGCATCGACGTGGACACCGGCGGCTACGCCAACGTCCGTCGCTTCCTCAATCAGGGCCAACTGCCACCGGCCGAGGCGGTGCGCCTGGAGGAACTGGTCAACTACTTCCCCTATGCCTATCCCGCGCCGCGAGGGGACGTCCCGTTCGGCGTGGACACCGAGCTGGCGACGACGCCCTGGAATCCCCACAGCCTGCTGTTGCGCATCGCGATCAAGGCTGCCGACCTGACGGTAGCGGCGTTGCCGCCGGCCAACCTGGTGTTTCTGGTGGACGTGTCCGGCTCGATGGACCGCCGCGAAGGCCTGCCCCTGGTGCAGAGCACCCTCAAGCTGCTGGTCGAGCAGCTGCGCGCCGAGGACAGGGTGGCACTGGTGGCCTATGCCGGTGAGTCGCGGCTGGTGCTGCCGTCCACGGCCGGCTCGGACAAGGCCGGTATCCGCGCCGCCATCGAACAGCTGCGGGCCGGCGGCTCGACGGCCGGCGAGTCGGGCATCCAGCTGGCCTACCAGCAGGCCCAGCAGGGCTTCGTTGGCGGCGGCATCAATCGCATCCTGCTGGCCACCGACGGCGACTTCAATGTCGGCATCAGCGACTTCGCCACGCTCAAGGCGCTGGCCGCCGACAAACGCAAGACCGGCATCTCCCTGACCACCCTGGGCTTCGGCACCGGCAACTACAACGAGCAGCTGATGGAGCAGCTGGCCGATGCCGGCGACGGCAACTACGCCTATATCGACAACCTGCGCGAGGCGCGCAAGGTGCTGGTCGAGCAGCTCAGCTCGACCCTGTCGGTGGTGGCCCGGGACGTGAAGCTTCAGCTCGAGTTCAACCCGGCCCAGGTCGCCGAGTACCGCCTGCTGGGCTACGAGAACCGCGCGCTGCGCCGCGAGGACTTCGCCAACGACAAGGTCGATGCCGGCGAAATCGGCGCCGGGCACAGCGTCACCGCGCTCTACGAGATAGTGCCGGTGGGCCAGCAGGGGTGGCTGGGGCCGCTGCGTTACCGGCAGCCCGGCGTCGAGGCCGCCGGCAAGTCGGGCGAGCTGGCCTGGTTGCGCATCCGCTACAAGGCGCCACAGGCGGCGCGCAGCCGCCTGCTGGAAGTGCCGGTCCGGGCCCGGCCCGGTGCGAGCCTCGCCGCGGCCAGCGAGGACCTGCGCTTCGCCGCGGCGGTGGCGGCCTTCGCCCAGCAGCTCAGCGGCGGCCGCTACACCGGCGACTTCGACCTGGCCGCCACGGCCGACCTGGCGCGCAGCGCCAGGGGCGAGGATCGCTTCGGCCTGCGCAGCGAATTCGTCCAGCTGGTGGAACTGGCCCGGAGCCTGCAAGCTCCAGCGCTCCCGTCCCCGCCACCCACTGCCAAGGTCGACTGA
- a CDS encoding DUF4398 domain-containing protein → MTHRLFSAALVLLALTACVSDPPPLEQLRLSEQAVSQARAVGADEQVPELAQAEDKLRQAQAAMADEAFKQARVLAEQAELDARLAEARVLTAKSQEQLAELSKRINRLRHQLGDLQ, encoded by the coding sequence GTGACTCATCGACTTTTCAGCGCCGCTCTGGTGCTGCTGGCCTTGACCGCCTGCGTCAGCGATCCGCCCCCCCTCGAACAACTGCGCCTGAGCGAACAGGCGGTCTCCCAGGCCCGGGCCGTGGGGGCCGACGAGCAGGTGCCCGAACTGGCTCAGGCCGAGGACAAGCTGCGCCAGGCCCAGGCGGCCATGGCCGACGAGGCGTTCAAGCAGGCTAGGGTGCTGGCCGAACAGGCCGAGCTGGATGCGCGCCTGGCCGAAGCCCGGGTGCTGACTGCGAAGAGCCAGGAGCAGCTGGCCGAACTGAGCAAGCGCATCAATCGCCTGCGCCATCAGCTGGGGGATCTGCAATGA
- a CDS encoding substrate-binding periplasmic protein, with the protein MLERPFLKSCLLLVSLLAMPALASAAGKCERLVASGHPDYPPFMWRDPQKPQQLIGAQADLLARLGEELGVRIDVLHSSSWDKAKDEVRSGRIDLLAGAALSLGDLEALDYVHPAPFSRADVVWVRNIASFPYIEWADLRERRGAAVGKDFGVSFNRYAKANLNLEQGGTLTQLLQKLMLGEVDYVLHEREPADALAHTLGLQDDLLALQPAIRSEGLYLALSHNSACNDPWLRGQLAKKMTELTAAGVPEALLQRNVQRWKAQQLQPASATNP; encoded by the coding sequence ATGCTCGAACGTCCTTTCCTGAAGTCCTGCCTGCTGCTCGTCAGCCTGTTGGCGATGCCAGCCCTGGCGTCGGCCGCCGGCAAATGCGAGCGCCTGGTCGCCAGCGGTCATCCCGATTACCCGCCCTTCATGTGGCGCGACCCGCAGAAACCGCAGCAGCTGATCGGCGCCCAGGCGGATTTGCTCGCCCGGCTGGGCGAGGAGCTGGGCGTGCGCATCGATGTACTGCACAGCAGCTCCTGGGACAAGGCCAAGGATGAGGTACGCAGCGGTCGCATCGACCTGTTGGCCGGGGCTGCGCTGAGCCTGGGCGATCTGGAGGCTTTGGACTACGTGCATCCCGCGCCCTTCAGTCGGGCCGATGTGGTCTGGGTGCGCAATATCGCCAGTTTTCCCTATATCGAATGGGCCGACCTGCGCGAGCGCCGCGGGGCGGCGGTCGGCAAGGATTTCGGGGTGTCCTTCAATCGCTATGCCAAGGCCAACCTGAACCTGGAGCAGGGGGGCACGCTGACCCAGCTGCTGCAGAAGCTGATGCTCGGCGAAGTCGATTACGTGCTGCACGAGCGCGAGCCCGCCGATGCGCTGGCCCATACCCTGGGCCTGCAGGACGACCTGCTGGCCCTGCAGCCAGCGATCCGTAGCGAGGGGCTGTACCTTGCGCTGTCGCACAACTCGGCCTGCAACGATCCCTGGCTGCGCGGACAGCTGGCGAAAAAAATGACAGAATTGACCGCCGCCGGCGTGCCGGAAGCCCTTCTTCAGCGCAATGTGCAGCGCTGGAAGGCGCAGCAGTTGCAGCCTGCCAGTGCCACGAATCCGTAG